Proteins from a single region of Belliella baltica DSM 15883:
- a CDS encoding molybdenum cofactor biosynthesis protein MoaE codes for MEKKRTPKNIFVEGAISPDKIAKSIANHSTKTDIGGHSIFLGQVRADKKEEGSVVAIEYTAYEDMALQQAFEIREAIFAKYPLTCMHIYHSLGEVKTGEICLFVFTSSKHRKAAIDACEELVERIKKELPIWGKEILDNEKSEWKVNT; via the coding sequence ATGGAAAAGAAAAGAACACCAAAAAACATATTTGTAGAAGGAGCAATCTCTCCTGATAAAATCGCGAAATCCATCGCCAATCACAGCACAAAAACAGATATTGGCGGACATAGCATCTTTCTCGGACAGGTTAGAGCTGATAAAAAAGAAGAGGGCTCGGTAGTGGCTATCGAATATACAGCCTATGAAGACATGGCTTTGCAGCAAGCCTTCGAAATCCGTGAAGCCATCTTTGCCAAATATCCATTGACCTGCATGCATATTTACCATAGCTTGGGCGAGGTCAAAACAGGAGAAATCTGCCTCTTTGTCTTTACTTCCTCCAAACATCGCAAAGCTGCTATCGATGCCTGTGAAGAACTCGTCGAGCGCATCAAAAAAGAATTGCCCATCTGGGGAAAGGAAATCCTGGATAATGAAAAATCTGAGTGGAAGGTGAATACTTAA